Proteins encoded within one genomic window of Phototrophicus methaneseepsis:
- a CDS encoding DUF4340 domain-containing protein gives MRLNRNTIIVLVAALLVIVVALVMLNQPEDTGPETVADDAGGVLFTEAAPETVTSLNVTDSTGLNVSLQRGDTDEALWQFPGNDDEVDAATVDTAVSTLTNLSYTDSYQTEDATQYGFGTEAAPAVITFVADGTEYTLTVGRQNPSGNRYYVRVGDDETIYLVNSTTLDTILGLASNQPIVVPPTPTPVPMLNAPGVVFVGFSAQDIQRFQVTDHASGESLVLVRGEDNLWTVLDDDRALDQSTVEVLMSVYGFVEAVDAIDGADLEALGLAEPAYTIQATDSSERTFKIQLGDTDASGTRMYALVDDYDTVAVIEADALSTIIGWLEEPPYAPEPTATVGASEEVTEEPTADVTEAATEEMTEEATEEADS, from the coding sequence ATGCGTTTAAACAGAAATACCATCATTGTGCTGGTTGCAGCCCTGCTCGTGATCGTCGTGGCCCTGGTGATGCTCAACCAGCCGGAAGATACCGGGCCGGAAACAGTCGCTGATGATGCGGGCGGTGTGCTCTTTACGGAGGCCGCACCGGAGACCGTCACCAGCCTGAATGTGACCGATAGCACGGGCTTAAACGTCAGTTTGCAGCGTGGCGATACTGACGAAGCCCTATGGCAGTTCCCCGGCAATGACGATGAAGTTGATGCGGCTACTGTCGATACAGCCGTTAGTACGCTGACGAACCTGAGCTATACCGATAGCTACCAGACGGAAGATGCCACCCAGTACGGATTCGGCACAGAAGCGGCCCCGGCAGTCATCACCTTTGTGGCGGATGGCACCGAATACACGCTGACGGTAGGCCGCCAGAACCCCAGTGGCAACCGTTATTATGTGCGTGTTGGCGATGACGAAACCATCTATCTGGTGAACAGCACCACACTGGATACGATCTTAGGGCTTGCTAGTAATCAGCCGATTGTCGTCCCACCCACACCAACACCTGTCCCGATGCTGAATGCTCCCGGTGTGGTCTTTGTTGGCTTTAGCGCCCAGGATATTCAGCGTTTCCAGGTCACGGATCATGCCAGCGGCGAATCGCTGGTGCTGGTACGTGGCGAAGATAACCTCTGGACAGTGCTGGATGATGACCGGGCGCTCGATCAAAGTACCGTTGAGGTGCTGATGAGCGTTTACGGCTTTGTGGAAGCGGTCGACGCTATCGACGGTGCTGATCTGGAAGCCCTTGGCCTTGCTGAACCGGCCTATACGATCCAGGCGACGGATAGCAGTGAGCGTACCTTCAAGATTCAACTGGGCGACACAGACGCATCCGGTACGCGCATGTATGCCCTGGTTGATGATTATGATACGGTGGCTGTTATCGAGGCAGATGCACTGTCTACAATCATTGGCTGGCTGGAAGAACCACCTTATGCACCGGAGCCTACGGCCACAGTCGGCGCATCTGAAGAAGTGACGGAAGAGCCAACGGCTGACGTCACGGAAGCTGCTACCGAGGAAATGACAGAAGAAGCGACAGAAGAAGCGGATTCATAA
- a CDS encoding Gldg family protein yields the protein MSEHNVSNTPERPVIPPIYLIWIAVAGLVVALGVWLTSGSLSVVGIGALVVSALSLVMWGLLAPEQVTDLLRGRAVAYGGTAVLVTVILVVAAVLVYIVVREQNWRVDYSGSNAFTLTDATRETVEIIAADPNTPSLRIVGFFTSDMADSQEQTEVLLQEFADAGGSKVSYTIYDPDREPGLAETYGASPGTLFVVPLNEDGTDNIEEATPVTVADQRVIVDAMITASALGDFRVYWLVVDNGIDIDNAEAGGGTIITTLLRDNLNWTVEPLTVAELTNPESGPQLGTAEDGEIIVIPGGGSPLPDNAVDALRDYIANGGDLVVLTGPNLEGDDSLATAPNMAALLQEYYGVTVNNDLVIDPEGSSSAVELDVFNFGADSITDSYTSNDTLRLNFPHSLTIADTLPEGVTVSVLATTGPNAYAKTGLDFSQEISQQDLEAADTDATGALPMGAAVTNSQTGSMAVIWGADTLAENQWRQLTGYFRNFDAAIQSMLYAIGYDDFLANLPTLSFDALPQDTPLIADNQQLGFVNFVSLILIPFGVLAAGIMVWLANREHRPEADRPIEQI from the coding sequence ATGAGCGAACATAACGTCTCCAACACGCCAGAGCGCCCGGTGATTCCGCCGATTTACCTGATATGGATTGCTGTTGCTGGGTTGGTTGTTGCCCTGGGCGTCTGGCTGACTTCCGGCAGTTTGTCGGTCGTTGGTATTGGCGCGCTGGTCGTGAGTGCCCTCTCCCTTGTGATGTGGGGCCTATTAGCCCCGGAACAGGTCACGGATCTACTGCGCGGGCGTGCTGTTGCTTATGGTGGTACGGCTGTGCTTGTGACTGTCATCCTGGTGGTGGCGGCTGTGCTGGTATACATCGTCGTCCGGGAGCAAAACTGGCGCGTCGATTACAGCGGCAGCAACGCCTTCACGCTGACGGATGCCACCCGTGAAACAGTCGAAATCATTGCAGCGGACCCCAACACGCCATCCTTGCGGATTGTTGGCTTCTTCACCAGCGATATGGCCGATTCGCAGGAACAAACGGAAGTCCTGCTGCAAGAATTTGCAGATGCAGGCGGCAGTAAAGTCAGTTATACGATCTATGACCCTGACCGTGAACCGGGCCTCGCTGAAACCTATGGCGCGTCACCTGGGACGCTGTTTGTGGTGCCGCTCAATGAAGATGGCACGGATAACATCGAAGAAGCCACGCCTGTTACTGTAGCGGATCAGCGCGTGATCGTCGATGCGATGATTACGGCCTCGGCGCTGGGTGATTTCCGCGTGTACTGGCTTGTCGTCGATAATGGTATCGACATCGACAATGCAGAAGCCGGCGGCGGGACGATTATCACGACCTTACTGCGTGATAACCTCAACTGGACGGTTGAACCGCTGACTGTGGCAGAACTGACCAATCCGGAGAGCGGTCCGCAGTTAGGCACGGCTGAAGATGGCGAAATTATCGTCATACCGGGTGGTGGCAGCCCGCTACCCGATAATGCGGTAGATGCACTGCGCGATTACATTGCCAATGGCGGCGATCTGGTCGTGCTGACAGGCCCCAACCTGGAAGGCGATGATTCGTTAGCAACAGCGCCGAATATGGCCGCTCTGCTGCAAGAATACTACGGCGTCACGGTCAATAATGACCTGGTGATTGATCCAGAAGGGTCTTCTTCTGCGGTGGAGCTGGATGTCTTTAACTTCGGCGCGGATAGCATCACGGATAGCTACACCAGCAACGATACGCTGCGGCTGAACTTCCCCCACAGTCTGACCATTGCGGATACACTGCCGGAAGGCGTGACGGTATCGGTATTGGCGACAACGGGGCCGAATGCGTATGCCAAGACGGGCCTGGACTTCTCCCAGGAGATTAGCCAGCAAGACCTGGAAGCCGCTGATACGGATGCAACAGGTGCTCTGCCTATGGGTGCTGCTGTCACCAACAGCCAGACCGGCTCTATGGCCGTCATCTGGGGCGCGGATACCCTGGCGGAAAATCAGTGGCGGCAGTTGACTGGTTACTTCCGTAACTTCGATGCCGCTATCCAGAGCATGTTGTACGCCATTGGCTATGACGACTTCCTGGCGAACCTGCCGACGCTCTCCTTCGATGCTTTGCCGCAGGATACGCCCTTGATTGCGGATAATCAGCAGTTGGGCTTCGTCAACTTCGTAAGCCTGATCCTGATTCCATTTGGCGTGCTTGCTGCTGGTATCATGGTCTGGCTGGCGAATCGTGAACATCGGCCCGAAGCGGATAGGCCAATTGAACAGATTTAA
- a CDS encoding ABC transporter permease, giving the protein MRAVWAVFKRELALFFRSPIIYVIAFALMLLMGLVFSTIVASYSANNQSQFAQQLVTANNAVGDYMGLFTFLLFIFAPLLTMRLLAEEQREGTLEVLMTLPMNDWAFVIGKFLAVWAVFTFIELLTLIYVVLLTAMGVPTAGMVFSAYFGAWLYGGAVLALALVWSAVSEDQLVAAFLGAATILVLYLASSFSGLIGNTLGAGAADFMREVGLVVHYQARMLSGLLQAHDVIYFVLIMGISLFITTLIVGSRRWRSN; this is encoded by the coding sequence ATGAGAGCTGTATGGGCTGTATTCAAACGTGAGCTCGCCCTCTTCTTCCGGTCGCCGATCATCTACGTGATCGCTTTTGCGCTGATGCTGTTGATGGGGTTGGTCTTCAGCACGATTGTGGCTAGCTATTCCGCCAATAACCAATCGCAGTTTGCACAACAATTGGTGACGGCGAATAATGCTGTTGGCGATTATATGGGCCTGTTCACCTTCCTGCTGTTCATCTTCGCACCCTTGCTCACCATGCGGTTGCTAGCGGAGGAGCAGCGTGAAGGGACGCTAGAGGTCCTGATGACCCTACCGATGAATGACTGGGCCTTTGTGATCGGTAAGTTCCTAGCGGTGTGGGCTGTTTTCACCTTCATCGAATTACTGACGCTCATCTATGTGGTATTGCTAACAGCGATGGGTGTGCCCACGGCAGGCATGGTCTTTAGCGCGTATTTTGGCGCGTGGCTCTATGGTGGGGCTGTGCTGGCATTGGCGCTGGTGTGGTCAGCCGTGAGCGAAGACCAGCTTGTAGCGGCTTTCCTGGGGGCGGCGACGATCCTGGTGCTATATCTTGCCAGTTCATTTTCTGGCCTGATTGGCAACACCCTGGGCGCAGGTGCCGCCGATTTCATGCGTGAAGTTGGCCTCGTCGTGCACTACCAAGCTCGGATGCTCAGCGGTTTGTTGCAGGCTCATGATGTGATCTATTTTGTGCTTATCATGGGCATCTCGCTGTTCATCACCACCTTAATCGTCGGGTCGCGCCGTTGGCGCAGTAACTAA
- a CDS encoding ABC transporter ATP-binding protein, with product MIEVENLTKRYGDVTVVNNISFTAEPGQVTGFLGPNGAGKTTTMRMLTGFSPPTAGKAVVAGHDVFQESLEVRKRVGYLPENVPLYRDMSARGYLMYIAEIRGLAKRRQRADEVLDRVGLLQRANSRIRTLSKGMKQRVGLAAALIHNPDVLILDEPTIGLDPFQVLELRGLVQELGRDHTVLFSTHILSEAERVCDKVVIINQGQIIAQGSPSELRSRLERGARVLVRVEGDSAAMLDTIRAVDGVSNVSRELGGFIVTPRTGAPDPRAGIVEAIVAAGVNLLEVRPLAVDLEDIFIELTRQASLSEARHAAEQQEALKAALRENQPKENQSHEEEAQA from the coding sequence TTGATCGAAGTCGAAAATCTGACCAAACGATACGGCGATGTGACTGTCGTCAATAACATTAGCTTTACAGCAGAACCGGGTCAGGTCACAGGTTTTCTGGGCCCGAATGGCGCAGGGAAAACCACGACCATGCGCATGCTGACGGGCTTTTCGCCGCCAACGGCGGGTAAAGCTGTCGTCGCTGGGCACGATGTCTTCCAGGAAAGCCTGGAAGTGCGCAAGCGCGTTGGCTATTTGCCGGAGAATGTGCCCCTTTACCGGGACATGAGTGCCCGTGGCTACCTGATGTATATTGCGGAAATTCGCGGTTTGGCTAAGCGTCGCCAGAGAGCGGATGAAGTGCTGGACCGTGTGGGCCTACTCCAACGGGCCAACAGCCGTATTCGTACATTATCCAAAGGCATGAAGCAGCGCGTGGGCCTGGCTGCTGCCCTCATCCATAACCCGGATGTGCTTATACTCGATGAACCGACCATTGGCCTGGACCCTTTCCAGGTGCTGGAATTACGCGGCTTAGTGCAGGAACTGGGCCGGGATCATACGGTTTTGTTCAGCACGCATATTTTGAGCGAGGCTGAGCGCGTCTGCGATAAGGTTGTGATTATCAACCAGGGGCAGATCATCGCCCAGGGCTCGCCGAGCGAACTGCGAAGCCGCCTTGAACGTGGCGCACGTGTGCTGGTCCGCGTCGAAGGGGATTCCGCTGCGATGCTGGATACAATCCGGGCTGTCGATGGTGTGAGCAATGTCTCGCGGGAGTTGGGCGGCTTTATCGTGACGCCGCGCACAGGCGCACCGGACCCGCGTGCTGGCATTGTCGAAGCGATTGTCGCCGCTGGGGTCAATTTGCTGGAAGTGCGCCCGCTGGCGGTCGACCTGGAAGACATCTTCATTGAACTAACGCGTCAGGCCAGCCTGAGCGAAGCCCGCCATGCTGCTGAGCAGCAAGAAGCCCTCAAGGCCGCGCTCAGAGAGAACCAACCGAAAGAAAACCAATCACACGAAGAGGAGGCACAGGCATGA
- a CDS encoding tetratricopeptide repeat protein has product MAYRRYDKIKRDQRPLFTKNKRGASRMYFIGLLTGLIIVLPILTMWRFDQIQLTALQILDIAPTATPFASDRAKQAEELFLSGDIQGSAIFWEQAAKQQPNNVTYLYEYGMVLIELDRTTEARQLGDQAIAADANDPRGYALKATAMEWSDSAEAIPIAINGVEIDPNFSPLHAALAVAYTNISRYQEALEEGARAVALAPSDANAHRAFHYPLLLTGRYDDAIDQLEQAIAINPYIDAPYFELASLYRVINEEEMAVAIFERLIDINPLNAKAYLRLCETYVAAGYYPEAEPYCNQALEIDPDYGAAYAQLGQLQYLRRNYEGSIDSFETCKELGEDDNRCDYLRGLAHYALADCDDAWTILNEALPNAETTQVLQSIQQGLENVTIRCSGYSGVALPTEIPPTPIPPTPIGGL; this is encoded by the coding sequence ATGGCCTACCGACGCTACGACAAAATCAAAAGAGATCAACGCCCGCTGTTTACTAAAAACAAGCGTGGCGCGTCTCGTATGTATTTTATCGGCCTGCTGACCGGGCTTATTATTGTGCTGCCAATCCTGACGATGTGGCGCTTCGATCAAATCCAACTAACAGCGCTGCAAATCCTGGATATCGCGCCAACAGCCACGCCCTTTGCAAGTGACCGTGCTAAACAAGCAGAAGAATTATTCCTCTCAGGGGATATTCAGGGGTCGGCGATCTTCTGGGAGCAGGCTGCCAAGCAGCAGCCCAATAATGTGACCTATTTGTATGAATATGGCATGGTGCTGATTGAGCTGGACCGCACTACAGAAGCCCGTCAGCTTGGGGATCAGGCTATCGCCGCTGATGCGAACGACCCGCGCGGCTACGCCCTCAAAGCGACCGCTATGGAGTGGTCAGATTCTGCTGAAGCAATCCCGATTGCCATCAACGGCGTCGAGATTGACCCGAACTTCTCGCCATTGCACGCGGCCCTAGCTGTTGCCTATACCAATATCAGCCGCTACCAAGAAGCCTTAGAAGAAGGCGCAAGAGCCGTCGCACTGGCCCCCAGCGATGCCAATGCACATCGTGCTTTTCATTATCCGCTGCTGCTAACGGGCCGTTATGACGACGCCATCGACCAACTTGAGCAAGCGATTGCCATCAACCCCTATATTGATGCGCCATATTTTGAGCTTGCCTCGCTGTACCGTGTGATTAATGAAGAAGAAATGGCCGTCGCCATCTTTGAGCGGCTCATCGACATTAACCCGCTCAATGCCAAGGCTTATCTGCGCCTGTGCGAAACCTACGTTGCTGCTGGTTATTACCCAGAAGCCGAGCCATACTGTAACCAGGCGCTAGAGATTGATCCAGATTATGGCGCAGCCTACGCTCAGTTGGGCCAGTTACAATATCTGCGACGCAATTACGAAGGCTCGATTGATTCCTTCGAGACGTGTAAAGAATTGGGCGAAGACGATAATCGCTGTGATTATCTGCGCGGGCTGGCGCATTACGCCCTGGCAGATTGTGATGATGCCTGGACCATCTTAAACGAAGCCCTGCCCAATGCAGAGACCACGCAGGTCCTGCAATCAATCCAGCAAGGCCTTGAGAATGTCACCATCCGGTGTTCAGGTTACAGCGGTGTGGCCTTACCTACGGAAATCCCGCCGACGCCCATACCACCAACGCCGATTGGCGGCCTCTAG
- a CDS encoding tetratricopeptide repeat protein, producing the protein MQIKRNYNEPFFRERLIRKKQRRLALRRNLLLLVLVFGSLTFFTMTQPGLVTEATYAVLGIQATPTPLPSSLAAQAQELYYQGQIEEAADLLEQAIEQRPDTIDYLYEYGMLLLDLERSQEAQEIAERIGEIDANDVRGFALKARALVWLDQSPTAIPIARAGLQINPNFPALYETLSWAYTATSDWQQGIDYGELAIETAPGDVRAYWAYSNALAAVGSYAEAEQILQEALAVHPYYLPPYFQLAFLYMAQDRDQEAIDLYNRVIGLEPRNAQAMLRLCQAYRKVGEFQRAMGMCQDAVNLNPADASAQFQLAMLRYSNREFRPALAAFEACNELDPSILGCHYRMGLSYYYVAREAIQVCQTNPADPLCESTYRTQGCQLAWDTLEDSLIMAQAQNSEQASVDDIRTGLDAVLRDPLCAGVSGTLPFVTTPTPESEALPGDTTGEAASDATAVDEMTTDEMATDEMVVDEAVATTEP; encoded by the coding sequence ATGCAGATCAAACGAAACTACAACGAGCCATTTTTTAGAGAGCGCCTCATTCGTAAGAAGCAGCGCCGGTTGGCCCTGCGGCGGAACTTACTGCTGCTGGTGCTGGTCTTCGGCAGCCTGACCTTCTTCACCATGACGCAGCCAGGGCTCGTTACAGAAGCGACTTATGCGGTGCTTGGCATTCAAGCCACGCCCACACCCCTGCCAAGTTCCCTGGCAGCCCAGGCGCAGGAGCTTTATTACCAGGGGCAAATTGAAGAAGCTGCGGATTTATTGGAACAGGCCATTGAGCAGCGCCCGGATACTATCGACTATTTGTACGAATATGGCATGCTGCTCCTGGACCTGGAACGCAGCCAGGAAGCCCAAGAAATCGCAGAGCGCATTGGTGAAATCGACGCTAATGATGTACGCGGCTTCGCCCTGAAAGCCCGTGCTCTCGTCTGGCTGGATCAATCCCCGACAGCGATCCCAATTGCACGCGCTGGTTTGCAGATTAACCCGAACTTCCCGGCTTTGTACGAAACGCTCTCCTGGGCTTATACCGCCACCAGCGATTGGCAGCAAGGCATTGATTACGGCGAACTCGCTATCGAGACAGCGCCCGGTGATGTCCGCGCATATTGGGCTTATTCCAATGCGCTGGCAGCGGTTGGCTCTTACGCAGAAGCCGAACAAATCTTACAAGAAGCCCTGGCCGTGCATCCTTACTATTTGCCGCCGTACTTCCAGCTTGCCTTTTTGTATATGGCCCAGGACCGCGACCAGGAAGCCATCGACTTGTATAACCGGGTCATCGGCCTGGAGCCGCGCAATGCCCAGGCGATGCTGCGCTTATGCCAGGCATATCGCAAAGTTGGGGAGTTCCAGCGCGCGATGGGTATGTGCCAGGACGCTGTTAACCTCAACCCGGCTGATGCCAGCGCCCAATTCCAGCTCGCCATGCTGCGCTATAGTAACCGTGAGTTCCGCCCCGCGTTAGCGGCTTTTGAAGCCTGTAACGAATTAGATCCGTCCATCCTGGGCTGCCACTATCGCATGGGCTTGTCTTACTATTACGTCGCCAGAGAGGCCATCCAGGTTTGCCAGACGAACCCGGCGGACCCACTTTGTGAATCCACATATCGAACGCAAGGGTGCCAGTTGGCCTGGGATACGCTTGAAGATTCCCTCATCATGGCCCAGGCACAAAATAGCGAGCAAGCGAGTGTCGATGACATCCGCACAGGCCTGGATGCTGTCCTGAGGGACCCATTGTGTGCAGGCGTCAGCGGAACCCTGCCGTTCGTCACAACGCCAACGCCAGAATCAGAGGCGCTCCCAGGTGACACGACTGGCGAGGCTGCATCCGATGCGACAGCGGTTGATGAAATGACCACCGACGAGATGGCTACCGACGAGATGGTCGTTGACGAAGCCGTTGCGACAACAGAACCCTAG
- a CDS encoding tetratricopeptide repeat protein yields MYIRTPKRYRGVQRRSVFSCGRLFFYLIAIVLIGIGVYIYQHREQFQPIVNQAVFSVVSSAESSIGTMTAPTPTPTQDPRNNIAQADNYWMGGSVSEALQLYVPILDSVPNDAEIYSRVTMGSLVQGNYGDALDYAERTITADPFNSEAWVLRSWAQRGQGAPEVAIVSALQALELDRNNADAYAQLAFAYLDNGQADRALTTANRAIELDQTNYNAYRARAYIYWEGIFDFEAAQADLDMAYSLASDQDQAASTLLAIDRAVLQQRLGDLDGAIQTLSDLRQRTPDNTEALYRLGLMYWNQGEFGQAGELMLSCIDVDPTNINCHFWLGRAQNRQEQNQLADQSFQSAIDLGSRNAQHYYWLAVSKQAIGNCNLAYVYWQEGYELAQEDPTQQWVADFEASRPGCAPSDREIDMEDFAVTETPQPDLDPTPDPAGSA; encoded by the coding sequence ATGTATATCCGCACGCCAAAACGCTACCGAGGGGTCCAAAGACGCAGTGTCTTTTCCTGCGGGCGCTTGTTCTTTTACTTGATCGCGATTGTATTGATCGGTATTGGCGTCTATATCTACCAGCACAGAGAACAGTTCCAGCCCATTGTGAACCAGGCTGTGTTCAGCGTCGTTTCTAGCGCGGAAAGCAGCATCGGAACCATGACGGCCCCAACCCCCACGCCCACCCAGGACCCGCGTAATAACATCGCTCAGGCTGATAATTACTGGATGGGTGGCTCCGTGAGCGAAGCGTTACAGCTTTATGTGCCTATTCTGGATTCCGTGCCCAATGATGCGGAAATTTACAGTCGTGTGACGATGGGTTCATTGGTACAGGGTAACTACGGTGATGCTCTGGATTATGCAGAGCGCACCATCACAGCCGACCCTTTCAACTCAGAAGCATGGGTGTTACGTTCCTGGGCCCAACGCGGGCAGGGCGCGCCTGAAGTCGCCATTGTGAGCGCGTTGCAAGCCCTGGAACTAGACCGCAACAATGCCGATGCTTATGCACAGCTCGCTTTCGCCTATCTGGATAATGGGCAGGCTGATCGTGCCTTGACGACGGCTAACCGTGCGATTGAGCTTGACCAGACGAATTACAATGCTTATCGCGCACGGGCCTATATTTACTGGGAGGGCATCTTCGACTTTGAAGCCGCCCAGGCCGACTTGGATATGGCTTACAGCCTCGCATCTGATCAAGACCAGGCAGCCAGTACGCTCCTGGCAATTGACCGGGCCGTCTTGCAGCAGCGCCTTGGCGATCTTGATGGCGCTATTCAGACGTTATCCGACCTGCGGCAGCGCACGCCAGATAATACAGAAGCCCTGTACCGGCTGGGGCTGATGTACTGGAACCAGGGCGAATTTGGTCAGGCAGGAGAATTGATGCTGAGTTGTATTGACGTGGACCCCACAAATATTAACTGCCACTTCTGGTTGGGGCGTGCCCAAAACAGACAGGAGCAGAATCAGCTTGCTGACCAGTCTTTCCAATCGGCGATTGATCTAGGTTCTCGCAATGCACAGCACTATTACTGGCTGGCGGTATCCAAACAAGCCATTGGTAATTGTAACCTGGCTTATGTCTACTGGCAGGAAGGCTACGAACTGGCGCAGGAGGACCCCACACAACAGTGGGTCGCTGATTTCGAAGCTTCTCGCCCTGGATGTGCGCCATCTGATCGTGAAATCGACATGGAAGATTTCGCCGTCACGGAAACACCACAGCCAGATTTAGACCCAACGCCAGACCCGGCTGGTAGTGCTTAA
- a CDS encoding PAS domain-containing sensor histidine kinase: protein MFDEQYSQALVNAVDSPVFLLDYNGQILMANNQAFSILEREPETIIGAPLWQYMESTPAYSLQAAFESFDPEQFPLNLKLHWRCSRSNCWANATLAVILLADGPPQVMCTITQMLDSYSVIEGMLHAGTLEQIPQPICVTDENDVFRYCNKALRDLVDRDFSEIIGIPGVSIFSYENEEEAAIRIEQRHKGESETYESTIMRPNGELVYVIVSASPIMDSANRYRGAIAFITDMTSQKLAEQELRRSNTELDAFSHTVAHDLKSPLSVLLGFADLLETEIFNIPQDDAIEYLRTMGQTTQKMINIVDELLLLSQMRKSDVTLVPVDMEFIVNEALMGVAYLRNQHRAQITVATQSWPKAMGYPAWIEAVWSNYISNAIKYGGEPPHIEIGATEEGDWIRYWVRDDGEGLTQEQIGLLFKPFERLHTERTKGHGIGLTIVQRIMVKLGGEVGVESMPGEGSIFSFRLRRALAVESP from the coding sequence GTGTTTGACGAACAATATTCGCAAGCATTGGTCAATGCCGTTGATTCGCCCGTGTTTTTACTGGACTACAACGGGCAGATATTGATGGCGAATAATCAGGCTTTTTCTATTCTGGAACGTGAGCCTGAGACGATTATAGGCGCGCCGTTGTGGCAGTATATGGAAAGCACGCCTGCATATAGCTTACAAGCTGCTTTTGAATCGTTTGATCCTGAGCAGTTCCCATTAAATCTGAAGCTTCATTGGCGCTGCAGCCGGTCGAACTGTTGGGCCAACGCGACGCTGGCGGTGATCCTGCTTGCGGACGGCCCACCCCAGGTGATGTGTACGATCACGCAAATGCTGGATAGCTACAGCGTCATCGAAGGGATGCTGCACGCTGGTACGCTGGAACAAATCCCACAGCCCATCTGTGTAACCGATGAAAATGATGTTTTTCGCTATTGTAACAAGGCGCTCCGCGATCTGGTTGATCGCGATTTTTCTGAAATTATTGGTATTCCCGGTGTATCGATTTTCTCTTATGAAAATGAAGAAGAGGCCGCAATCCGCATAGAACAGAGGCATAAAGGCGAGAGCGAAACGTATGAAAGTACGATCATGCGCCCCAATGGCGAACTGGTCTATGTCATTGTTTCTGCTTCACCCATTATGGATAGCGCTAATCGATACCGGGGTGCGATTGCTTTCATCACAGATATGACCAGCCAGAAATTAGCAGAACAGGAGCTCCGGCGCAGCAATACGGAACTCGATGCGTTCTCGCATACGGTCGCCCACGATTTAAAGAGCCCTTTGAGCGTGCTACTGGGATTTGCGGATTTGCTGGAAACGGAAATTTTTAACATCCCGCAGGATGATGCGATTGAATACTTGCGGACGATGGGCCAGACAACGCAGAAGATGATTAATATCGTGGATGAGCTGCTGCTGCTCTCCCAGATGCGCAAATCTGATGTGACGCTGGTCCCTGTCGATATGGAGTTCATCGTTAATGAGGCCTTGATGGGCGTCGCCTATCTCCGCAATCAGCACCGGGCACAGATTACTGTCGCCACGCAGTCCTGGCCCAAGGCCATGGGGTACCCGGCCTGGATTGAGGCTGTATGGTCGAATTATATTTCGAACGCGATTAAATACGGCGGTGAACCGCCTCACATCGAAATTGGTGCGACCGAAGAAGGTGATTGGATCCGTTATTGGGTGCGCGATGATGGCGAAGGGCTGACGCAGGAACAAATCGGGTTGTTGTTCAAGCCATTTGAGCGGCTGCATACGGAGCGTACAAAGGGGCATGGTATCGGCCTGACGATTGTACAGCGCATTATGGTCAAGCTTGGGGGTGAGGTCGGCGTAGAGAGCATGCCCGGAGAAGGCAGCATCTTTAGCTTCAGGCTTAGGCGTGCCCTGGCCGTAGAAAGCCCATGA